In Polaribacter sp. Hel_I_88, the following proteins share a genomic window:
- a CDS encoding peroxiredoxin, with protein MATAVGKKFPDLNVDAMNEMGDTFKLNVLEEAVNNKKKVLLFWYPKDFTFVCPTELHAFQAALGEFEKRNTVVIGASCDTPEVHFAWLSTSKDNGGIEGVTYPILADTNRNLSSILGILDITNETFDEASQTIQVEGDNVTYRATYLIDEEGTVFHEGVNHMPVGRNVNEFLRLIDAYAHVQKNGEVCPANWEEGKEAMQANAKGTKEYLASH; from the coding sequence ATGGCAACAGCAGTTGGTAAAAAATTTCCAGATTTAAACGTAGACGCAATGAATGAAATGGGTGATACATTTAAATTAAATGTATTAGAAGAAGCAGTAAATAACAAAAAGAAAGTTTTGTTGTTCTGGTATCCAAAAGATTTTACATTTGTTTGTCCAACAGAATTACACGCTTTTCAAGCAGCTTTAGGTGAGTTTGAAAAAAGAAATACAGTAGTTATTGGTGCTTCTTGTGATACTCCAGAAGTTCATTTTGCTTGGTTAAGTACTTCTAAAGATAATGGAGGAATTGAAGGTGTTACATACCCAATTTTAGCAGATACAAACAGAAACTTATCATCAATTTTAGGTATCTTAGATATTACAAACGAAACTTTTGATGAAGCTTCTCAAACAATTCAAGTTGAGGGAGATAACGTAACATACAGAGCTACGTATTTAATTGACGAAGAAGGAACTGTTTTTCATGAAGGTGTAAATCATATGCCAGTTGGTAGAAATGTAAATGAATTTTTACGTTTAATTGATGCGTATGCACACGTTCAAAAAAATGGAGAAGTTTGTCCTGCAAACTGGGAAGAAGGTAAAGAGGCAATGCAAGCAAATGCAAAAGGAACTAAAGAATATTTAGCTTCTCACTAA
- a CDS encoding co-chaperone YbbN, with protein sequence MVQELTEDNLQIIIEGNEKVVVQYSATWCGNCRIMKPKFKKLATELDEIKFVIVDAEKFPESRKLADVSNLPTFATFVGGEKKNQTQTNKFDVLKDLVAEIQ encoded by the coding sequence ATGGTACAAGAATTAACAGAAGATAATCTACAGATTATTATAGAAGGTAACGAAAAAGTAGTAGTACAATACTCTGCAACTTGGTGTGGAAACTGTAGAATTATGAAGCCAAAGTTTAAAAAATTGGCAACAGAATTAGACGAAATAAAATTTGTAATTGTTGATGCTGAGAAGTTTCCAGAAAGTAGAAAATTAGCAGACGTTAGTAATTTACCAACTTTTGCAACTTTTGTTGGAGGAGAAAAAAAGAATCAAACACAAACCAATAAGTTTGATGTTTTAAAAGATTTAGTGGCAGAAATCCAATAA
- a CDS encoding TonB-dependent receptor, whose protein sequence is MIQKIQITIFLLCCSLVCVAQNNFSGKVVNIDTGFELENVLIINLKTKDSIFTNSQGFFNVNGFGVYKFQKIGFVEKEITISENSFRVVQLENNGFVLNEIIINSNHLPKKLQKATAAIQIINTKDIERSNNTDFAPILNRVPGVFMQSGALNTNRITIRGVGSRNLFGTSKIRAYFKDIPLTNGSGETTIEDFELASIASFEIEKGATSSSYGAGLGGTILLKQQNSYFQDSNITSEFLVGDFGLQKGIVNLNLGFKNNSIRAVFSDTKNDGFRDNNEYDRQTITINSNHYISEKNELTVLASFVKLKAFIPSSLNEDDFRNNPSKADNAWGQSKGFEDADRGILGLTWSYQIKDNLEQITSVFTSFRDALEPRPFNVLQENSFAIGARSRVLGTKKVFNKNMNFTFGGEIFRDNYTSKTFENLFRDFPDGTGSVSGEKLSDFKEKRFYYNLFLETDYELSSKTTFSAGLNFNQTSYTLEDNFEVSQNNPDQSGDFKFKAILSPKFGVSHIIDNNLTVFSSVSHGFSPISLAETLLPDGQINTDLKPETGWNFEIGSRGTLFQNRLNYAISLYRLNIKNLVVSRRTAQDEFIGINAGATKYDGLEINVDYSIFKNKKLSIHPFLSYTLNNFKFEEFIDGENDFSGNELTGVPKQVLNLGFDFSSKIGFYGNINYQFVDEMPITDSNNLFSNAYNVTNLKVGFSKNISSNFNLNLFFGLNNIFNEQYASQILINASSFGGAAPRYYYPANPVNYFSGVRFNYNL, encoded by the coding sequence ATGATTCAAAAAATACAAATTACAATCTTTCTTTTATGTTGTTCATTAGTTTGTGTTGCTCAAAATAATTTTAGTGGCAAAGTAGTAAATATTGATACTGGGTTTGAATTGGAAAATGTTTTAATCATCAATCTAAAAACAAAGGATAGTATTTTTACAAACAGCCAAGGTTTTTTTAATGTTAATGGTTTTGGAGTGTATAAATTCCAAAAAATAGGTTTTGTTGAAAAAGAAATTACTATTTCAGAGAATTCATTTAGGGTGGTTCAGTTGGAAAATAATGGTTTTGTTTTAAATGAAATTATAATTAATAGCAATCATTTGCCTAAAAAATTGCAAAAAGCTACAGCAGCTATTCAAATTATCAATACAAAAGATATTGAGCGCTCTAACAATACAGATTTTGCACCCATTTTAAATAGAGTGCCAGGTGTTTTTATGCAAAGTGGCGCTTTAAACACAAACAGAATAACTATAAGAGGAGTTGGTTCTAGAAACCTTTTTGGAACATCAAAAATTAGAGCTTATTTTAAAGATATTCCTTTAACAAATGGAAGTGGAGAAACCACAATTGAAGATTTTGAACTAGCAAGTATTGCTTCTTTTGAGATTGAAAAAGGAGCAACTTCAAGCAGTTATGGAGCAGGCTTAGGAGGAACTATTCTTTTAAAGCAGCAAAATTCTTATTTTCAAGATTCCAATATTACATCCGAATTTTTAGTAGGCGATTTTGGTTTGCAAAAAGGGATTGTAAACCTGAATCTAGGTTTTAAAAATAACAGTATTAGAGCTGTCTTTAGTGATACAAAAAACGATGGTTTTAGAGATAATAACGAATATGACAGACAAACAATCACTATAAATTCGAATCATTACATCAGTGAAAAAAATGAACTAACAGTTTTGGCGAGTTTTGTTAAATTAAAAGCATTTATACCTAGTTCTTTAAATGAAGACGATTTTAGAAATAATCCATCAAAGGCAGACAATGCTTGGGGACAATCTAAAGGTTTTGAAGACGCAGATCGTGGAATTTTAGGATTGACTTGGAGTTATCAAATCAAAGACAATTTAGAGCAAATTACCAGTGTTTTTACTTCTTTCAGAGATGCTTTAGAACCAAGACCTTTTAATGTTTTGCAAGAAAATAGCTTTGCTATAGGTGCTAGAAGTAGGGTTTTAGGAACTAAAAAGGTGTTCAATAAAAATATGAACTTTACTTTTGGAGGTGAAATTTTTAGAGATAATTACACTTCAAAAACTTTTGAAAATTTATTTAGAGATTTTCCTGATGGTACAGGAAGTGTTTCTGGAGAAAAACTGTCAGATTTTAAAGAAAAACGTTTTTATTACAATCTTTTTTTAGAAACTGATTATGAACTTTCCTCAAAAACTACGTTTTCTGCGGGATTAAATTTCAATCAAACTTCGTATACTTTAGAAGATAATTTTGAGGTTTCACAAAATAATCCAGATCAATCAGGTGATTTTAAATTCAAGGCAATTCTTTCGCCTAAGTTTGGGGTGTCTCATATCATTGATAATAATCTAACTGTTTTTTCAAGCGTTAGTCATGGTTTTTCGCCAATCTCATTAGCAGAAACATTATTACCTGATGGACAAATAAACACAGATTTGAAACCAGAAACTGGCTGGAATTTTGAAATTGGAAGTAGAGGTACTCTTTTTCAAAATAGATTAAATTATGCAATTTCTTTATATCGATTAAACATTAAAAATTTAGTGGTTTCTAGAAGAACTGCGCAAGACGAATTTATTGGCATAAATGCAGGAGCTACAAAATATGATGGTTTGGAAATAAATGTAGACTATAGCATTTTTAAAAACAAAAAGTTATCTATACATCCTTTTTTATCGTACACACTCAATAATTTTAAATTTGAAGAATTTATAGATGGAGAAAACGATTTTTCTGGAAATGAATTAACAGGTGTGCCAAAACAAGTTTTAAATCTTGGTTTCGATTTTAGTTCTAAAATTGGTTTTTATGGAAATATAAATTATCAATTTGTAGATGAAATGCCAATTACAGATAGCAATAATTTGTTCTCTAATGCTTATAACGTAACCAATTTAAAAGTTGGTTTTTCAAAAAATATCAGTTCAAATTTTAATTTAAATCTCTTTTTTGGGTTGAATAATATTTTTAATGAGCAATATGCTTCACAAATCTTAATTAACGCATCTAGTTTTGGTGGTGCAGCTCCTCGTTATTATTATCCTGCAAATCCTGTAAATTATTTTTCTGGAGTTCGCTTCAATTACAATTTATAA
- a CDS encoding FAD-dependent oxidoreductase: protein MSKKIIILGAGISGIYLGNRLKKEGFSIKILEANNRIGGRIYTKTVHNTKIELGATWLWRYNPELLKLCKELKISLFEQNMTGDALYEQSNLNAPQRFQLPKNQEISYRIVGGTTTFLEKLSEIFTDDEIEINQKVIKIEETKNKIEVTTKTTKFSADVVIATIPPQVLVNTVDFHPSLDEKITQIANNTHTWMKDSIKFAIVYKTPFWREKGLSGVGFSNVGPFTEIYDHSDFENNHFALMGFLHGSLSNETKTFREEKVQNQLFKFFGEEGKNYLSYEEKVWNKEALVNFENDRFLNPHFNNGNVIYQQEFLKGKFIIAGSETSPNFGGYMEGAIFRGNQIVERLKNKL from the coding sequence ATGTCTAAAAAAATAATCATTCTTGGTGCAGGAATTTCTGGAATCTATTTAGGAAATCGACTTAAAAAAGAAGGTTTCTCCATAAAGATTTTAGAAGCGAATAACAGAATTGGAGGAAGAATTTACACGAAAACTGTTCACAATACAAAAATTGAATTGGGTGCAACTTGGCTTTGGAGATATAACCCTGAATTGTTGAAACTTTGTAAAGAATTAAAAATTTCTTTATTTGAGCAAAATATGACTGGTGATGCTTTGTATGAGCAATCAAACCTAAATGCTCCACAACGTTTTCAGCTTCCAAAAAACCAAGAAATTAGTTATAGAATTGTTGGTGGAACAACTACTTTTTTAGAAAAATTATCAGAAATATTTACTGATGATGAAATTGAGATCAATCAAAAAGTTATAAAAATTGAGGAAACTAAAAACAAAATAGAAGTAACAACTAAAACTACTAAGTTTTCTGCGGATGTTGTTATTGCTACAATTCCACCTCAAGTACTTGTAAATACTGTAGATTTTCATCCATCTTTAGATGAAAAAATTACACAAATTGCAAATAATACTCACACTTGGATGAAAGATTCCATAAAATTTGCAATCGTTTATAAAACTCCTTTTTGGAGAGAAAAAGGTTTGTCTGGAGTTGGTTTTAGTAATGTTGGTCCGTTTACAGAAATCTATGATCATTCAGATTTTGAAAATAATCATTTTGCGTTGATGGGTTTTTTACATGGAAGTTTATCGAACGAAACAAAAACATTTAGAGAGGAAAAAGTGCAAAATCAGTTGTTCAAGTTTTTTGGGGAAGAAGGAAAAAACTATCTTTCTTATGAAGAAAAAGTTTGGAATAAAGAAGCACTTGTAAATTTTGAAAATGACAGGTTTTTAAATCCACATTTTAATAATGGAAATGTTATTTATCAGCAAGAATTTTTAAAAGGTAAATTTATAATTGCTGGTTCAGAAACTTCACCAAATTTTGGTGGTTATATGGAAGGTGCTATTTTTAGAGGAAATCAAATTGTTGAACGATTGAAAAACAAATTATAA
- a CDS encoding cupin domain-containing protein: MNSQDIIQHFNLAAHPEGGYFKETYRSKGEILSKDLGEDFEGNRNYCTSIYFLLTADKFSAFHKISQDEIWHFYTGTTLKLHLISPEGMYSFVLIGNDFANGEIPQFTVPANHYFGAEVLEKDSFSFVGCTVSPGFDFRDFVLPSCAELSKKFPKHAKIIEELTHH; the protein is encoded by the coding sequence ATGAATTCACAAGACATTATACAGCATTTTAATTTAGCAGCACATCCTGAAGGTGGTTATTTTAAAGAAACTTACAGAAGCAAAGGTGAAATATTATCCAAAGATTTAGGAGAAGATTTCGAAGGAAACAGAAACTATTGCACAAGCATTTATTTTCTACTAACTGCAGATAAATTCTCTGCGTTTCACAAAATTAGTCAAGATGAAATTTGGCATTTCTACACAGGCACAACCTTAAAATTACATTTAATTTCTCCTGAAGGAATGTATTCTTTTGTGCTGATTGGAAATGATTTTGCAAATGGCGAAATTCCACAATTTACAGTGCCTGCAAATCATTATTTTGGAGCAGAAGTTTTGGAAAAAGATTCTTTTTCTTTTGTAGGTTGCACAGTTTCTCCTGGTTTCGATTTTAGAGATTTTGTGTTGCCAAGTTGCGCTGAATTATCAAAAAAATTTCCAAAACATGCAAAAATTATCGAAGAATTGACTCATCATTAA
- a CDS encoding SGNH/GDSL hydrolase family protein: MSLKYYVGAIISAPLLPIMFLQGKKIRKNVPKLPEARNPKGYIKTDSEETLKILAIGESTIAGIGVDFHENGFIGALAKEISAETNHSILWKVYAKSGYTAKLVRKRLLPKIVDSTADIIVIGLGGNDAFKLNSPDVWIFQINLLIRDLKRKFPKTPIYFTNMPPIKEFPAFTGTIKFVIGNLVEILGKRLYRKTKNMENVHYNKEIVDLETWRKRYNLEGDISAFFSDGVHPSKLTYQIWGKDMATFIMNTKSFTS, encoded by the coding sequence ATGAGTTTAAAATATTATGTAGGCGCTATTATTTCTGCACCTTTGTTACCTATCATGTTTTTGCAAGGCAAAAAAATTCGTAAAAACGTACCCAAACTTCCTGAGGCAAGAAATCCTAAAGGATATATAAAAACCGACTCTGAGGAAACATTAAAAATACTAGCCATTGGCGAAAGTACCATTGCTGGCATTGGTGTAGATTTTCATGAAAATGGATTTATTGGAGCACTTGCTAAAGAAATATCAGCAGAAACAAACCATTCTATTTTATGGAAAGTGTACGCTAAAAGTGGTTATACAGCGAAATTAGTGCGTAAAAGATTGCTCCCAAAAATTGTAGACTCAACAGCAGATATTATTGTAATTGGTTTGGGTGGAAATGATGCTTTTAAATTGAATTCTCCTGATGTTTGGATTTTTCAAATTAACCTATTAATTCGAGATTTAAAGAGAAAGTTCCCAAAAACACCTATTTATTTTACAAATATGCCTCCTATAAAAGAGTTCCCTGCTTTTACAGGCACAATTAAGTTTGTAATTGGAAATTTGGTAGAAATTTTAGGAAAAAGATTGTATAGGAAAACGAAAAACATGGAAAATGTTCATTACAACAAAGAAATTGTAGACTTAGAAACTTGGAGAAAACGCTACAATTTAGAAGGTGATATATCTGCTTTTTTTAGTGATGGTGTACATCCTTCAAAATTAACGTATCAGATTTGGGGAAAAGATATGGCTACTTTTATCATGAATACAAAAAGTTTTACATCATGA
- a CDS encoding phosphate--nucleotide phosphotransferase, whose amino-acid sequence MMNLDDYKVSEQIKLAELSTKEVVDDAKKKLKKIRRKISDIQDTMYAEGKYGVLICLQGMDTSGKDSLIREVFKDVNARGVQVHSFKVPTELELKHDFMWRHYVALPPKGKMGVFNRTHYENVLVTRVHPSYIFSENIPAVNSLEDIDDAFFHDRMERINDFENHLAKNGTIVLKFYLNLSKDEQKNRLLRRLNIQEKNWKFSKADLKERKLWDTYQFCYEDLLNRTSKENAPWFVIPADDKPTARLLLAEILLKELQKYNFKEPSLPDDIQAQVEEFKAQLNNE is encoded by the coding sequence ATGATGAATTTAGACGACTATAAAGTTTCTGAACAAATAAAATTAGCAGAATTATCAACAAAAGAAGTTGTAGATGATGCCAAAAAGAAACTGAAAAAAATAAGAAGAAAAATAAGTGACATACAAGATACCATGTATGCAGAAGGTAAATATGGTGTGTTAATTTGTTTGCAAGGAATGGATACTTCTGGCAAAGACAGTTTAATTCGTGAAGTTTTTAAAGACGTAAACGCAAGAGGTGTGCAAGTGCATAGTTTTAAAGTACCAACAGAGTTGGAGTTAAAACATGATTTTATGTGGAGGCATTATGTTGCTTTGCCACCAAAAGGGAAAATGGGTGTTTTTAATAGAACTCATTACGAAAATGTGTTGGTTACAAGAGTGCATCCATCATACATTTTTAGTGAAAATATACCTGCTGTGAATTCTTTAGAGGATATTGATGATGCTTTTTTTCATGATAGAATGGAACGAATAAATGATTTTGAAAACCATTTAGCTAAAAACGGAACCATTGTTTTGAAGTTTTATTTAAACTTATCTAAAGACGAACAAAAAAACAGATTGTTAAGAAGGTTAAACATTCAAGAAAAAAATTGGAAGTTTTCGAAAGCCGATTTAAAAGAACGCAAATTGTGGGATACATATCAATTTTGTTATGAAGATTTGCTAAACAGAACCTCTAAAGAAAATGCACCTTGGTTTGTGATTCCTGCAGATGATAAACCCACTGCTCGTTTACTTTTAGCAGAGATATTATTAAAAGAATTACAAAAGTACAATTTTAAAGAACCCAGTTTGCCTGATGATATTCAAGCACAAGTGGAAGAATTTAAAGCACAATTAAATAACGAATAA
- a CDS encoding 3'-5' exonuclease, producing the protein MNLKLTKPIVFFDLETTGVNIAKDRIVEISILKVFPNGNKESKTWLVNPEVEIPAESTAVHGITNEKVAGEPTFKELASKINEMISGCDLAGFNSNRFDIPLLAEELMRVGIDFDMNGRKAIDVQVIFHKKEQRTLGAGYQFYCGKELEGAHGAEADTNATYEILLAQVDKYGDIGNTVEALSEYSTHGERADFAGFILMNDEKQEIFSFGKYRGRTVEEVFIENPGYNNWIQNADFPLYTKKVLKQIKERMDAPKETMSDADKLAALQQKFNLR; encoded by the coding sequence TTGAATCTTAAACTAACAAAGCCCATCGTATTTTTCGATTTAGAAACAACAGGCGTAAATATTGCGAAAGATAGAATTGTAGAAATCTCTATTTTAAAAGTGTTTCCTAATGGAAATAAAGAAAGTAAAACTTGGTTGGTAAATCCTGAAGTGGAAATACCAGCAGAATCTACAGCAGTGCATGGAATTACCAATGAAAAAGTTGCTGGCGAACCAACTTTTAAAGAATTAGCAAGTAAAATTAACGAGATGATTTCTGGTTGTGATTTGGCTGGTTTTAATTCAAATAGATTCGATATTCCTTTATTGGCAGAAGAATTAATGCGAGTTGGAATCGATTTTGACATGAATGGAAGAAAAGCGATAGATGTGCAAGTAATTTTTCATAAAAAGGAGCAAAGAACTTTAGGAGCTGGCTACCAATTTTATTGTGGCAAAGAATTAGAAGGTGCTCATGGAGCAGAAGCAGATACCAATGCAACCTACGAAATTTTGTTGGCTCAAGTTGATAAATATGGAGATATTGGAAATACAGTTGAAGCTTTAAGCGAATATTCTACTCATGGAGAAAGAGCCGATTTTGCTGGTTTTATTTTAATGAATGATGAAAAGCAAGAAATTTTTTCGTTCGGAAAATATAGAGGTAGAACAGTAGAAGAGGTTTTTATCGAAAATCCTGGGTATAATAATTGGATTCAGAATGCAGATTTTCCTTTGTACACAAAAAAGGTTTTAAAACAAATAAAAGAAAGAATGGATGCACCAAAAGAAACGATGTCTGATGCAGATAAGTTAGCAGCTTTGCAGCAGAAATTTAATCTTAGATAA
- a CDS encoding carboxypeptidase-like regulatory domain-containing protein, which produces MKKLLFFLFISTQVFSQNINFEGKLVDVKTQEPVVYANISFLKSDKGISSNEDGTFLMNLDKKYLESKVHISCLNYKDTIVVAKDLYQKTLFLNPISEVLNEIVLMKKIDKSVTLDEVKKKVEAIHSSGMRMIAKYFPNSKKNSCCNYISTIEIHFSKRHSKQSKFRFRIFDKDEKTGNPKNDLLKINLPLTLKPGDLKLTVNLEDYNIEMPENGLFIAFEKLFIPFNEYGQNENVKNSKFLYSPVIGFTKYPKKKENDLYFYVEGKWQKWALAEVKHYSKYAPAISLKLTN; this is translated from the coding sequence ATGAAAAAGCTACTTTTCTTTTTATTCATCTCTACACAAGTATTTTCTCAAAATATAAATTTTGAAGGAAAATTAGTAGATGTAAAAACACAAGAACCAGTTGTGTATGCAAATATTAGCTTTTTAAAATCGGATAAAGGAATTTCATCAAATGAAGATGGAACTTTCTTAATGAATTTAGATAAAAAATATTTAGAATCTAAAGTGCATATTTCTTGTTTAAATTATAAAGATACTATTGTTGTTGCCAAAGATTTATATCAAAAAACGTTGTTTTTAAATCCTATTTCAGAAGTTTTAAATGAAATAGTATTAATGAAAAAAATCGATAAAAGTGTAACTTTAGATGAAGTAAAAAAGAAAGTTGAGGCAATACATTCATCAGGAATGAGAATGATTGCTAAATATTTTCCGAATTCTAAAAAGAATAGTTGTTGCAATTATATTTCTACTATAGAAATTCACTTTTCGAAAAGACATTCTAAACAATCTAAATTTAGATTTAGAATTTTTGATAAAGACGAAAAAACAGGGAACCCTAAAAACGATTTGTTAAAAATAAATTTACCATTAACCTTAAAACCTGGCGATTTAAAATTGACCGTTAATTTAGAAGATTACAATATAGAAATGCCAGAAAATGGATTATTTATTGCGTTTGAAAAATTATTTATTCCTTTTAACGAGTATGGTCAGAATGAAAATGTAAAAAATAGTAAGTTTTTGTATTCACCAGTTATAGGTTTTACAAAATATCCTAAAAAGAAAGAAAATGATTTGTATTTTTATGTAGAGGGAAAATGGCAAAAATGGGCATTAGCTGAAGTGAAACATTACAGTAAATATGCACCTGCAATTTCTTTAAAATTAACAAATTAA